The following coding sequences are from one Oncorhynchus kisutch isolate 150728-3 unplaced genomic scaffold, Okis_V2 scaffold3991, whole genome shotgun sequence window:
- the LOC109886352 gene encoding synaptogyrin-3, which produces MDGVGSFGAGLAGAAFDPVSFIKQPTTILRVLSWVFSLVVFASIVNEGYVNLGSERLHCVFNKNPDACNYGVFCGLVGLLLCSFFFLLDVKFQQISSIKDRKKAVMLEVGVSGFWTFLWFVSFCFLANQWSRTAPEDLPLNQGADAARASIAFSFFSILTWAGLTVRAVQKYLLGTDMTLFTTDHLDGVAPVTPYPPTTTGGTIEPSDNYQSPPFTEGLEAPAPTYQVPIY; this is translated from the exons atggacgGAGTGGGATCGTTCGGAGCGGGCCTGGCGGGTGCTGCCTTCGACCCGGTTTCCTTCATCAAGCAGCCGACCACCATCCTCAGGGTCTTGTCCTGG gTATTCTCCCTGGTGGTGTTTGCCTCTATAGTGAACGAGGGCTATGTGAACCTGGGTAGTGAACGTCTCCACTGTGTGTTCAATAAGAACCCTGATGCGTGTAACTACGGAGTGTTCTGTGGTCTGGTGGGCTTGTTGCTGTGCTCCTTCTTCTTCCTGTTGGATGTGAAGTTTCAACAGATCAGCTCTATTAAGGACAGGAAGAAGGCTGTGATGCTGGAGGTCGGGGTTTCAG GTTTCTGGACGTTCCTGTGGTTTGTGAGTTTCTGTTtcctggccaatcagtggtctaggACCGCACCTGAGGACCTGCCACTCAATCAGGGGGCTGACGCAGCCAGGGCATCTATCGCCTTCTCATTCTTCTCCATCCTCacctgg GCTGGTCTGACGGTGCGTGCAGTCCAGAAATATCTCCTGGGAACAGACATGACCCTCTTCACCACCGACCATCTGGACGGAGTCGCCCCTGTAACACcatacccccccaccaccaccggGGGCACCATCGAGCCCAGCGACAACTACCAGAGCCCCCCGTTCACAGAGGGGCTGGAAGCTCCTGCCCCCACATACCAGGTCCCCATATACTAG